DNA from Buchnera aphidicola (Eriosoma lanigerum):
CGCCATTCGTGCAGGTCGGAACTTACCCGACAAGGAATTTCGCTACCTTAGGACCGTTATAGTTACGGCCGCCGTTTACCGGGGCTTCAGTCTAAAGCTTCAGGTTTCCCTTTACTTCTTCGATTAACCTTCCGGCACCGGGCAGGCGTCACACCGTATACTTCCACTTTCATGTTTGCACAGTGCTGTGTTTTTAATAAACAGTTGCAGCCAGCTGTTATCTTCGACTAACTTCAGCTTTAAGAGTAAATCTTATTACTTACATGCTAGCGTGCCTTCTCCCGAAGTTACGGCACTATTTTGCCTAGTTCCTTCACCCGGGTTCTCTTAAGCGCCTTAGTATTCTCTACCTAACTACCTGTGTCGGTTTATGGTACGATTTAATATTACCTGATGCTTAGAGGCTTTTCTTGGAAGCGTGGTATTAATTACTTCATTACCGTAGTAATTCGTTATCATGCCTCAGATTAAAAATGACCGGATTTGCCTAATCATTATACCTACACATTTAAACCAGGACAACCGTCGCCTGGATAATCTAACCTTCTCCGTCCCCCCTTCGCAGTAATATTAAGCACAGGAATGTTAACCTGTTATCCATCGACTACGCCTTTCGACCTCGCCTTAGGTATCGGCTTACCCTATCCCGATTAACGTTGGACAGGAACCCTTAGTCTTTCGGCGAGCAGGTTTTTCACCTGCTTTATCGTTACTCATGTCAGCATTCGCACTTCTGATACCTCCAAAACATTTCTCAATATTTCTTCATTGGCTTACAGAACGCTCCCCTACCCAACTAAAAAACAAATTAATTGTCGCAGCTTCGGTGCATAGTTTAGCCCCGTTACATCTTCCGCGCAGGCCGACTCGACCAGTGAGCTATTACGCTTTCTTTAAATGATGGCTGCTTCTAAGCCAACATCCTGGCTGTTTATGCCTTCCCACATCGTTTCCCACTTAACTATGACTTTGGGACCTTAGCTGGCGATCTGGGTTGTTTCCCTCTCCACAACGAACGTTAGCACCCGCTGTGTGTCTCCCGTGATAACATTCTACGGTATTCGGAGTTTGCATCGGATTGGTAAACCGGGATGGCCCCCTAACCGAAACAGTGCTCTACCCCCGAAGATGAATTCACGAGGCGCTACCTAAATAGCTTTCGGGGAGAACCAGCTATCTCCCGGTTTGATTGGCCTTTCACCCCTAACCACAGGTCATCCGCTGATTTTTCAACATCAGTCGGTTCGGTCCTCCAGTTAGTTTTACCTAACCTTCAACCTGCCCATGGCTAGATCACCGGGTTTCGGGTCTGTATCTTGAAACTTAAAAAAAATTCGCCTGTTTAGGACTCGGTTTCCCTTCGGCTCCCCTATTAGGTTAACCTTGCTACAAAATACAAGTCGCTGACCCATTATACAAAAGGTACGCAGTCACTCTATAAAAAAATTGAGCTCCTACTGCTTGTACGTACACGGTTTCAGGATCTATTTCACTCCCCTAACCGGGGTTCTTTTCGCCTTTCCCTTACGGTACTAGTTCACTATCGGTCAGTCAGGAGTATTTAGCCTTGGAGGATGGTCCCCCCATATTCAGACAAGATTTCTCGTGTCTCGCCCTACTTTTTGAGTTCACAATAAAAATTTTTTCGTATACTGGGCTATCACCATGTATCGCTGATTTTTCCAAATCATTCTACTAAAATAAGTACTGAAATAAACTCTAGGCTTTTCCCTTTTCGCTCGCCACTACTTAGGGAATCTCAATTGATTTCTTTTCCTCAAGGTACTTAGATGTTTCAGTTCTCTTGGTTTGCTTTACTAACTTATGAATTCAGTATAGTAATGATACTTTTTTTAATAAGTATCGGGTTTCCCCATTCGGATACCACCGGCTATAACGTTTCATATCAACTTACCGATAATTTTCGCAGATTAGCACGTCCTTCATCGCCTCTGACTGCCAAGGCATTCACCATGTACGCTTATTTGCTTAACCTTACAACCCACAGGTGTCTTATTATCTAAAATTACAATAATAATAAAATTTTTCTTGTTGCCAAATTTTTAAAGAGCAAAAAACAATAATTCATTTTCAATTAAAACTAAGTTAATATAACATAAAATTTCAAAATAGTATACAACAAAAATAATTAAATACTATAATTTTATGTCCCCTAGGGGATTTGAACCCCTGTTGCCGCCGTGAAAGGGCGATGTCCTAACCACTAGACGAAGGGGACAAAAAAATAAATTCTTATATTTATATATGTTACATATTGAACGTAAAGAGTCAAGTTTTTTTTTTATTTTAATAATAAACTATATAAACATTAAAAAAAAAATAAACACTTTATAAATATATTACCATAAAATTCTAATAAACATTAGAATAGATAAAACAAACATAAATAATAATTTTGATCAATATTCTATTCAGAATGAATTGTATTTCTTAAAATATTAATTACTGGTTCTATTTCAGGACGTATTCTGTGCCATAGAAAGAAAGAAGCAGCTGCTTGAGCAACTAACATACCCATACCATCTTGTACATCTCTAGCTCCGTTTTTTAAACACCAAGACAAAAAAGGAGTTTGTTCTCTTTTTTGTGTATAATACATATCGTAACAATACCTAGTATTATTAATTACTTTACTAGAAATCATTGGTATATCACCAGTTACACCAGAAGAAGTAGCATTAATAATTAAATCAAAAGAAAAATTAATTAATTCATACTGTTTCAAAATTGTAATTTTTTTATATTTATTAAAATGTAATACTAATTTTTCCGCATTAGAAAATGTACGATTAAAAACAAAAATTGAACAATTCAAATCTAATAGAACATTCATTATACCATAAGCTACTCCTCCAGCTCCTAATAATAATACATTATCTTTTTTTTTTAAAAAATTTAATTTACGTAAATCATATAGTAATCCTTCTCCATCCGTATTATCTCCTAAAATTATCTTATTACTTAATTTTATTAAAGTATTTACAGAACCAGCTATATTAGCTCTATTTGTAACTTGATCCGCAAATAAAAAAGCTTCTTTTTTAAAAGGTAATGTAATATTAACACCCTTACCTGATTTACTAAAAAAATCATTTAAAAAAAATACTAAATTATGTTTGTTTACTAATTTAGCAGAATAATTATGAACAATACCTGTTTGTTTAGCAAACTGTTTGTGAATAAAAGGGGATAAAGAATGTTCAATCGGATTACCTACAACAACAAATTCAGATATAGTATTATCCATAACGAACTATTTCTCCAGTAATAAGATTAAAAATAGAAGAAGGTTTTTTGTTAATTCCCAAAGGTCCACGTAATAACATTATATTTTTTCCAAATTGTTTGTAAAATTCTTCTACCGTCCTACAAGGTAATAGTCCTGTTAAATTAGCACTAGTAGAAATAATAGGTTTTCCAAAAAGAGAACATAAATTTTTTACTACTTTATGATTTGTGATACGAGTAGCTATAAAGGATGAATTACCATTTAACCAATATGGAACATTATCATTAGCTGGTAATAAAAAAGTTTTATGTCCTGGCCAATAAGAAGATAAAATTTTTTTATGCGATAATAAAATTTTTTTTTCTAATATATAAGGTTTTAATTGATCATAATGCGCGGCAATTAATATAAAACCTTTGTTAATATTTCTATTTTTTAATTTGATTAATGAAAAAATTGCTGATTTACTATCTGGATCACAACCAAGACTAAATACTGATTCAGTAGGATATGCTATAATTTTTTTTTTATTTAATTGATTCACAACATCACTTACAGTATAAACGCTAGAATAATTAATATTATGAACATTATTAAACATATATTATTAACATTAAAATAAAATTGATAGTATCTTACAATATAATTGTAATCAATGAGCAATAACAATAAATAATTTACTTATTTAAAAAACAAAAAAATCAATATTTATATATATTTATAATATTAATAATATATTATTTATATTAATATATTTTAAAAAATTATTCTTATAATACTTAATATTAAGTATATTACATATTATTAAATAATCATTCTTATTTAAAAACACTGCTATATCAAGTAAAACAAGTAAAATTTGAGCTGTAAATTTATATAAAACAGTTTATAATAATCATTAATTATTTTTTATCAAAGTATATTTTAAAATATTTATGTCAGTTCTAAATTTATTATATTACCCCGATCCAGGTTTAAGAATTAAAGCTGAACCTGTAAAAAAAATGAATTCTAAAATAAACAAAATCATTAACGATATGTTTGAAACAATGTATTTTCAAGAAGGAATAGGACTCGCTGCTACACAAGTAGGAATCAATTTAAAAATAATTGTAATTAATATAGATCAAATAGAAGAAATTGTATTAATCAATCCTAAATTAATAGAAAAGTATGGAAACTCATACATAGAAGAAGGTTGTTTATCCATTCCTGATCAACGGGCAAAGATTAACAGATCAAATTTTATAAAAATACAAGCTATTAATAGAATTGGAAATAAAATCGAAATAACAGCATCATCATTACTTTCAATATGTATTCAACATGAAATGGATCATTTAGAAGGGAAATTGTTTATTGATTATTTATCATTATTAAAACAAAATCGAATTGAAAAAAAAATAAAAAAACTATATAAATTTAAAAATCATAATAAATATGAAATATAATACAATTATATGTTAAAAATAATATTTGCCGGAACACCAGAATTTTCTGCTCAACATTTAAATGAATTAATTAAATCTAAATATAACATTGTAGCTGTTCTT
Protein-coding regions in this window:
- the aroE gene encoding shikimate dehydrogenase: MSEFVVVGNPIEHSLSPFIHKQFAKQTGIVHNYSAKLVNKHNLVFFLNDFFSKSGKGVNITLPFKKEAFLFADQVTNRANIAGSVNTLIKLSNKIILGDNTDGEGLLYDLRKLNFLKKKDNVLLLGAGGVAYGIMNVLLDLNCSIFVFNRTFSNAEKLVLHFNKYKKITILKQYELINFSFDLIINATSSGVTGDIPMISSKVINNTRYCYDMYYTQKREQTPFLSWCLKNGARDVQDGMGMLVAQAAASFFLWHRIRPEIEPVINILRNTIHSE
- a CDS encoding Sua5/YciO/YrdC/YwlC family protein, yielding MFNNVHNINYSSVYTVSDVVNQLNKKKIIAYPTESVFSLGCDPDSKSAIFSLIKLKNRNINKGFILIAAHYDQLKPYILEKKILLSHKKILSSYWPGHKTFLLPANDNVPYWLNGNSSFIATRITNHKVVKNLCSLFGKPIISTSANLTGLLPCRTVEEFYKQFGKNIMLLRGPLGINKKPSSIFNLITGEIVRYG
- the def gene encoding peptide deformylase — protein: MSVLNLLYYPDPGLRIKAEPVKKMNSKINKIINDMFETMYFQEGIGLAATQVGINLKIIVINIDQIEEIVLINPKLIEKYGNSYIEEGCLSIPDQRAKINRSNFIKIQAINRIGNKIEITASSLLSICIQHEMDHLEGKLFIDYLSLLKQNRIEKKIKKLYKFKNHNKYEI